TCCACCGCACGTCCGCTTGGTGGTCCAGGGCGACATCGTCGCCGACAAGACTTTGGACTACCTCAAGCGCCATGTGGACATGGAAAAACGCCTTTCGAAGGGCGGTTCCGTGCATTATTTGACAACTGATACCGCAGAATTCTTCAAAAAAGGCGCTTTTCGCTTTGGAATGGAAGATATTTCGGCGGAGTCGTTGACTTTTTAATAAGTAAATTGTATTTTGATAATTGTTACTGACGAACCGTACTCGGTCCGCTTGTACTCGTTTTAATTTTCGAACTTTAAACTATTTGAGTGGATTTATAAAATGCCGAAAACACAGATCAATCTCGAAGGTTGGCAAGACTACCGTGGCAACATGGCGGGTAGCCTGCTTTATGTCGAAACTAGCCATCAGTCCGAAATGCCTGTCCGCGACCAGCTGAATGAAAATGAAAAGGGTTTTCTTTACGAACCGAACTACGAAACCAGCACCTATGGTCTGATGAGCTGCTACAATGTGAAGGCTATCAACACGATCGTGAAGAGCAAGAGCCGTTACATTCTTTTCGGCACCCGTTACGAAGGCTTGAGCGATTCCGAAATGCGCAACAAGTACCTCATCATGGGTTACATGCGCATCGACAAGATCAAGGATGTGCGCACCCGTCACGTGCAGCGCTACATGGCAAACCCGGAAATGGAAGAACCGGAATGCATGCAGATGGAACACAACTGGGCTGTCTACGGTCCGATGCGCTTTGTCTCCCTCGACGATTCTTTCGTTGTGACGGACGAGATCCTCAAGGAATGGGGCTACAAGGGCCATGCATCCCGCCAGCTCAAGACCGTGTTCTCCAAGGAACACCTCGAAAAGATTCTCGCTCACCTGGATTCCAAGCAGGACATGATTGACGAGTATATCGCTACCGTCGATGAATACAAGGAAGCCCTCGCCGAAGAATAATTCTTCGAAAAGCGATGTCTAAAGTCCCCGCCTCGGCGGGGCTTTTTTTGTATAAAAAGGAGATACCCGATCAAGTCGGGCATGACAAAGAAAACGGGCATGACATGTGGCGTTTGTGTGAGGTTATTTCTTTTTAGCGAGGAGCACGATTGCTCCTTGAGCTGCCTGGAACAGTAGCGGGATGTAGCCCAGCAGCCCGGCGGATAACACGACCGGTGCCGGAATCCCGAGAATCCCCGTGAACAGCGCCACTTGCGTCCCTTCGCGGACGCCAATGCCGTTGAGTGAAATCGGGACCATCGAGATGACAATTGTGATGCTTGTGAATACAACTAGAATGCTGATGTCGATATCGACTCTGACAGCCCGAAAATAGGCGTAAGCTATAAACAATGTCAATAGCTGTAGCCACAGCGAATCGAGGGATGAAAGCAGGATTTGTTTTTTGTGCTTTCTATATATAGAAAGGCTATTCTGCAATTTGCCTATGAACGAGAATTTGTTGCTGATAAATTGTGGAATGGGCAATTTATCTGAGAAAAGGCAAAGTAAAATAAAGATGACGCAAGCAAGGCTTGCTGCCGTCATGATTAAGGTGTAGACTAATGGAATTTCGGCTTTGCTCAGCGCAAAAGGAAGTGCAATAAAAAAGCAGAGGAACATGGCCAGGAGTCCTTGGATGCGGGCTAGCAATACCGCCGAAACAGATTGGCTTGTCTGGTTAAATTTCTTTCCAAATGCAAGGGACTTCACGGCGTCGCCGCCAAAACCGGTCGGGAGCAGGTTGTTGAAGAAGTAACCCATGGCGGTGTAGGCGTAGTAAGTCTTGAATGGAATCTCTGGACCTTGTACTGAAAGTCCTTTCCAGCGGTTCGCCTGGATGGCCATGACAAGCGTTGCCGCGACAAGCATTGCCAAAATCCATGGCGTCATGCCGATGTTCCAGTTGTCGATGACCTCGTTTATGGGAATTTTGTAGAATATGTAGGCAAAACCACCAATGCTTACGAGAAGCTGGATTATTCGCTTGACAAAGAGCTTTGTGCCTGTCTTATCGGTTGCCATTGACTGCAATAATAGCATTTTTGATTTTGAAAAATTTATATTTAAGAAAAAAGGTTTTTATGTATCGCAATAAGATTCGTTATGATGTTGCTACGCTTGTCCCGAAGGATGCTAAGAGTGTTCTTGAAATTGGGGCGGGCGCCGGAATGAATTACGTTATTTATCCCAAGGATTCTTATAAGGTCGCTATCGAACCAGAAGAACGTACCGATGCGCAGACGATTGACAAGGTTCCGGGGGGCTTCAACGAATACCATCATGGATTTTATGAGCAATATACCGAGGACCGCAAGTTTGACTTGGTGGTCATGTGCGATGTCTTGGAACATGTGAACGATCCTGTAGATTTAATCAATTTCTGCAAGAAACATTTGAATCCAGATGGCCATATTCTTGTGTCGTTGCCGAATTTTATTTGCATCGAAAACCTCCTCAAGATTATTATCACGAGAGATTTCCGTTATTTTAAGCCGGACGAGGGCGAACATGCGCTTGGTGTTCTCGATATCAATCACAAGACATTCTGGACAAAGAAGAGCTTTGTGCGCTTTGCGAAAGAAAACGGTCTCGAAGTGGAACGTATCGTGGGTATCCGCAAACAGCTCAAGTTCATGCCGAACTTGTTGAGCCATTCGTACTTTATCCCGTTCCAGTACGGGTTTTTGACGAAACTTAAGAAGTAACCTTATTCTTTATACAAGGCGCAAAGTTGCGCCTTTATTTTTTGAGCGCAAGCTTCCCATGTGAAATGGCTGACCCATTCCACAATTTCATCGTTATGTTTGCCCTTGTCGTCGATGGAATTCTCGAGTGCGCAGGCGATGCTGGAGGCGTCTTCTGGGTCGAAGTACTTGGCGACTTTGCCGCCCACTTCTGGGAGTGAAGATGTGTTGGAACAGACTACGGGTGTGCCGCAAGCGAGCGATTCGAGCACGGGGAGGCCAAAGCCCTCGTACAGTGATGGCAATACAAAGAGGTCAGCGAGGTTGTAGAAGTTCACGAGGTCTTCTTGTGAGACCATTCCCGCGTGGATTGTGAATTCTTCAATGCCGAGTTCTTTTTCGCAAGTCGCTTTGGAACGGCCGTCAAAGGCTTTCCCGACAAGCACGAGACGGCAATTTTCACGCCCATGCATTTGAGAAAAGCCCTCTAAAAGCTTGTTCAAGTTCTTGTGCGGGAGCAAGTTCCCGACGTAGAGCAAGATCTTCTTGTTGCGAGGGATGTTGAATTTGTCGTACAGATAATCGATTTCTATAGGTGATTTTTTGACAAATTCCTTGCCAACACCAAGCGGGATGACCGTAATTTTGGATTCGTCCATTTTGTAGAATCGCAAAAGGTCGCGCTTGGTGCTTTCGGAAACGGTGATAATCTTGTCGGCACGCTTGCTGACAAACCAGAAAATGAACTTGAAATAATAGTGGACGAGCTTGAACGGTAAAAACTCGGGATAGACCAGGTGTGTGAGGTCGTGGATGGTGACGAGCATCTTGCCGCGGTAGAATAATGGTACATTGCAGTGTGGAACGTGCAAAATATCGGGCTTCTCTCGATAAAGTGCTCGGTATGGAAATTTGAACTGCTCTTTGTAGCCGTAAATGCTGCTGATAAAGGGGATGTGCTTGGGAATGTTGTTGTAGGAATTCAGTTCTTTAGGGTCGCCAAGAGCTATTGTGTAACCTACATCTTTAAGCCAGTGCTGGATGCATGTGCCAATACCGGACTTGTTGACCATTCGCGCATCGATGGCGATTCTTGGTGCTTTTTCTAGGTCTTTTTTACCGGTATTGTTCATTTTTTTGAATCCTTTCATGATACAAATAATTTGTATTGTGTCAAAATACATTATTTTCTATGTGTTTTAGCGGGCTAATGTATCATAATGATAAAAAACACTGTTTGTAAACGGAAATATACAAAAAAGAGCTGGATGAAAAATTGCCAGGAAACGGAATATTAGATAATTTACCTTTTGTTACGAGGTGGAAAACTTTGTAAGGAGGACGTAATGAGTGGAAAGATGACAAAATGGCTGGCTGGATCCCTGATGGCAATGGGAGCGTTCGTTGCAGGATGCTCTGATACCAACTCTTCAGATCCGTTTGCATCTACCGTAAACGATGGCGTTTATTTGAAGAATGATGCTAAGGACATGTGGGCTCGAATCGATGAACGCGGCAGTATTGCCAGCTACTTCGATTCCCTTTCAAAGGAGGAAGGTGCTCCTGTTATTGGAACTTCGACTCGTTCTAATATCCGTTGCGAAGCCCCGGCCCTTAAAATGGATGATAACACCCGCTATCTCGACGAACTGGAATCCCTTTTTGACGAAGGTGAACAGGTCGAGGGCGTTTGCGGAAAGGCTCTCAAGCTGAGTGACGGTCAGGTTGCTCCGCTTGGCGTGAATTTGATTGATTCTATGAGTGTTGGAACAGTCGAATTCTGGTTCCGCCCGAATGCAGACTTCTTTGACAAGAATGCAAGAACGCTTCTTGGCAATGATGGTGCTAGAATCCATTTCTTTTACAAGAAGGGAGAACTCTTCTTCCAGAAAAACCATCACAACCAGCATTATTTTGTGCAGGGCAAGGCCGTGCTTAAGGAAAATGACTGGAACTTGATTGCTGGCCAATGGGGAAATGGCTACATGAGCTTGTGGCTCAATGGCGAACTTGTCGGTTATTGGGAGCATGACAAGGGCTATGTGCCGGCTCAGCGTGATATTCCGTTTGAAAATCTCGTCGTGATCGGTTATAAGTCCCGTTGCTGCATGGAAGGTCCTGGGCAGTACGAGGCTATGACCACGTCGGGTTCTTTCGACCAGTTCCGTATCTCGAATATCAATCGTTACACCTTGCCGGATTCTGTGACGGCTAAGGCAAATCCGGTTGACGAAAAGGATACGATTTTCAAAATAGATACAGTTGCAACGGATACCGTAAAGAAGGGCGATATCACTTGCAAGACTTCTGCTCTTGTTATGGACGAGAAGACTCTTTATTTTGATGAACTGGATGCGGAATACGAAGAAGGTACGCTGGTGGATGGCGTCTGCGGTAAGGCAGTTTCCCTCAAGGATGGTGAAAGCATCCAGACGGGGATTAACCTGATCGACGAAATGCCTGCTGGCACGGTGGAATTCTGGTTCCGTCCGGGCAAGGATTTCGATGAAAAGTCTGCCCGTACGCTCCTTGGTAATGATGGTTCCCGTGTTCACTTCTTTGTGAAGGACGGCAAGCTTATTTTCCAGAAGAACCATGCTGATATTCACTACTATGTACAAGCTCCGGTTCAGTTCAATAATGACTGGAATTTGATTGCGGGTCAGTGGGGTGATGGTTTCTTGAGTATCTGGGTCAATGGAGAAATGATTGCAAGTAAGGTGCATGTAGAAGGTTACGAACCTGCTCAGCGTGGTATTGAAGGTGAAAACCTCATCGTGGTTGGTCGCAAGTCTAGCTGCTGCATGGAAGGTCCGGGTCAGTATAGTCGCTTGACGACTTCTGGTGATTTTGACCAGCTTAGAATCTCCTCTGTGACGCGCTACGAAGTCAAGGTTGAGGAAGCTCCGGTTGATTCCGATAAGCCAGAATTCGTGATTGACACGACTGTGGTTGATTCTCTCTAGGTTGGTTTTACAGGCGCGAAATAAGTAACGAGCTATTTGCGAAAAGGTCCCAGCTTTCGAGCTGGGATTTTTTGCAATTACTTCTAGCATCCCCCTTCCTACAGTCTACTGCCTACTGCCAACTAATTACTAAATTGCAAGCATGGCGTTCGTTCATTTACAGACTCATTCTGAATTTTCGATTTTGCAGGCTTCGGCTAGGCTTGATGATATTTTGGCGGCTGCTGCGGCAGAAAATGCACCTGCTGTTGCTTTGACGGACCATGGTGCCATGTTTGGTATTCTTGAAATCCAGACGCGTGGCAAGGAACTGAATAAAAAGCGCAAGGAACAGGGCCTCCCGCCGGTCAAGACGGTTTATGGCTGCCACATTTACGTGGATACGCCGAGCGCAAGCCAGAAAGATCCGACTACTTTTGAACGATTGACGCTCCTCGTCGAGAACGAAAAGGGCTATTACAACCTGCTTCGCATTGTGAGTTACCGCTACGAAGACGGGGAACGCTGGGCTGAAATTCCGTCCGTGCCGCTCGAGACGATTAACGAATTTAAGGAAGGCATTATCGCCATTGCGGGCGATTATTTTAGCCGTTACGGCCAGAATGTGGCTTCGGGCAGGGATTCTCTTGCGCTCGAGTACATGGACCGCCTGAACGAGATTTTTGACCACGACCACCTGTACATCTCGGTTTGCGATAACGGGATTCCGCAGCAAAAGCACGTGAACGAATTCAACGTGGAACTTGCGAAAAAGTACGGTCGTGAAGTCGTTGCCGTGGGCGATGTCCATTACATCAAGCCCGAAGACGCCACTTCGCACAAGATTCTGCGTTGCATCTCGCTCAAAGTCACGCTCAATGGTTTTGAGGACAAGCGCTTCCCGACGGAAAAGTTCTATTTCCGCACCGAGAAGGAAATGGTGGAACTGTTCGGGCATATTCCGGGCGCTATCGAGAATACGGTCAAGATTGCCGAGCGCTGTAACTTTACTGTGAAAACCGGTATCGGTGACGAGTTCTGGCCGCGTTTCAAGATTCCTGATGAATTCCTCGCTTCTGAGGAATACCAGAACATCAAGGCCATCATGAAGGCGGAATACGATGCGGAATATCCGGTCGTCCGTGAACGTGAACTCAAGGGCGTTATCAAGGACCGCAAAAAGAAGGTCAAGGCAAATTACTGTGCTGAAAAAGGCATTGCCGAAGATGCGTTGACCGATGCGGACAATGCAGAAATCGACCGCCTCTCGCAGCCGGAATTCTTTGATGCAGACGACAACAAGGCTTGGGACAAGAATGTTCACCGCTGGTGCAAACCGGGTGGCGATGCCGACATCTATATCACGCACCTTTGCAATGAACGCTTAAAGTGGCGATTCCCCGACGAAGATTTCAAGTTCCCTGCTCACGAAACGAACGTGGGCAAGCGCATGTACAAGGAGCTGAACTGTATCCGCAACATGAACGTCGCGGGTTACTTGCTCATTGTGTGGGACTTCATTAACTGGTCTCGTGAACATGGCATTCCCGTGGGGCCGGGGCGTGGTTCTGCAGCAGGTTCCTTGGTCACTTACATCATCGGTATTACCGACATTGACCCGCTTACTTTCGACCTCCTTTTTGAACGATTCCTGAACCCGGAACGTGTGTCCATGCCGGATATCGATACGGACTTTGCTGACCGTGACCGCGGCCGCGTGATCCAGTACGTGACGGATAAGTACGGCAAGGAGTGCGTGGGCCAGATTATTACCTACGGCATGCTCAAGTCGAAGGCGGTGATTACGGACGTGGCCCGCGTGCTCGGGATTCCGCCTGCCGAAGCGAAGGCCATTACGAAGCTCTTCCCGCAGCGCACGTTGAACTTTAGCTTAAAGCAGGCCTGGACGGGTAAGGACAAGAAGGGCAATAACCTCGAAGATGGTTACAGCCCGGAACCGTTGCAGGCGATGATTGGCAGCCGCGCAAGCTACCAGAACCTTTGGGATGTCGCGAAGCGACTTGAAGATTTGCCGCGCCAGACGGGTGTGCATGCTTGCGGCGTGGTGATTACGCCGACCCCGATTTACAACCTTGCTCCACTTTACCGTGCCGCTCCGGAAGATACGCCGGTGGTGATGTACGATAAGCACTACGCCGAAGACATCGGACTTTTGAAGATGGACTTCCTTGGGCTTATCAACTTGTCCATCATTCAGGATACGGTGAAGATGGTCGAACAGAACCGCAACATCAAGCTTGTGATGAACAAAATTCCGATTGATGACAAGGCGACGTTCGAACTTTTGGGCAAGGGCCTTACGACGACGGTGTTCCAGTTCGAATCTCCGGGTATGCAGAAGTACCTGCGCGAACTGAAGCCGACCCGAATTTTTGACCTTATCGCTATGAACGCCCTGTACCGACCGGGGCCGATTGACCAGATTCCGCACTTCATTGCCCGTAAGAACGGCAAGGAAGAGATTGACTGCTACCATCCGGACTTGGAACAGGTGCTTGGCGAAACGTACGGCGTTATCGTGTACCAGGAACAGGTGATGAAGCTTGCCCAGATTCTGGGTGGCTACTCGCTGGGTGGCGCTGACAACATCCGCCGTATCATGGCTAAGAAGATGCCGGAAAAGATGGCGAAGCTCGAACCGGAATTCTTCCAGAAGTGCTTGGACAAGGGCTACGACAAGGCGATGATCCAGAAGGTCTGGGACGCCGTGCTTCCGTTCTGCGGATACGCATTTAACAAGAGTCATGCTGCTGCTTACGCTTACGTGGCTTACCAGACGGCGTACCTCAAGACGCATTACGGCCCGGAATACATGGCTGCCTCCATGACTTCCAAGATGGGTAAGACCGAAGATACGGTGACCATCATTCTGGAATGCAAGCGCCTGGGGATCCCGGTCTTGTCGCCGAATATCAACACGTCTTTGGGGGTATTCTCGGCGAACACGAAGGGCCAGATTCTTTACGGCCTCGCGGGTATCCGCAACGTGGGTATCGCTGTCGTCGAAGACGTGGTCGCGGAACGCGAACGCCGCGGCATCTACAAGGACATCTTTGATTTCTGCAAGCGCGTGGCGGAATACCAGGCGGCCCAGCCCGAAAAACGCCCGCCGCTCAACAAGAAGGTCCTGGAATGCTTGATCATGGCGGGCGCCTTGGATGATTTGCCGGGTAGCCGTGCCGTGCAATGTGCAACGGTGGACCGCGCTCTGGAAGTCGCCATGCGCAGCCAGGAGGACAAGGCCAAGGGCCAGGTCTCTCTGTTTGACTTGGGTGGCCCTGCCGCCATGCCGAATACGGCTGAAGTCTTGGAAGAAGCCGAAGAATGGACGGCGATGGAAATGCTCAACAAGGAACGCAGTGTACTTGGTTTGTTCCTCTCTGGGCATCCGCTTGATGAGTTCCGCCCGGAACTTACGGGCTTTACGAGCTGCTCGCTCTCGGAAGACGAAATCACCCGCTATGTGGGCGATACGGTTGTCGTGGGCGGTGTCGTTATCCGCATGCGCTCCATCGAAACAAAGCGCGGCGATACGATTGGCTCTGGCGCTATTCAGGATTTTCAGGGTGAAATCGAAATGTTCTTCAAGAAGGACGTCTGGGAACGCTTGCGCGATACGGTTTCTGTCGATGACCGCGTACTTGTGAAGGGTGTCTTGGAACAGCAGCGCGACCGCGACGGCTACCAGATTATCGTCGAAGAAGTCATACAGCTTGACCGTGTGCGTTGCGACATGGTGGATTACATCCATGCGAACTTCACCGTCGGGATGCTTACAGACGAGTTCCTGGACAAGCTGGAAGTCGAAATGAAGGCCAATTTGGCCGATGAATACTGCCATGGGTGCCAAATGGTGTTCCATTTGGAGGCAGATTCCGGATTTGAGCATGTCGTTGTTCTAAAAAAATATAAAGTTGTATATACTCAGGAATTGTTGCAGTGGCTTAAAACGGATTTAGGCGCTCTGAAGGTTTGGGTATCGAATCGTGCAAAACGCTAACGAAGAAAATTCTCCTTATATCCTCTTCTGTGCAGGAGAGGACTCCGGCGACATGATTGGCGCCGAGATGGTGGCTGTTGCTGTACAGCAGGGCTTTAAAGTCGTTGGTGTCGGTGGACCGCTGATGCAGGAGAATGGGCTTCAGCCCTTGTGGGACTACAATGATCTCCCGGTTTCGGGTGTGGGCGATGTAGTGCCGAAGTATTTTTCGTTAAAGAACGTTTTTGAAGTCTTGAGCGATGCCGCAGAATCGAGAAAGTGCCTTGGTATTGTGGCGATTGACTATCCTGGATTTAACATGAAGCTTGCGCGCCTTGCCAAAAAGTGGGGCAAACCCATGCTCTATGTGGCACCTCCGCAAGTCTGGGCCTGGAAATCCAAGCGGGCGAGCCTCTTTAAGCAGGCAAACAATATCCGCTTGGCGGTGTTCTTCGATATCGAAGCGAAGGCGTATAAGCAGATGGGCGTTGAAACGGTTCGCGTCAAGCACCCGATTGCAGGCTGGATTTATGATCAGGTCGAACCCCGGTCTGATATGCTGATCTTGCCGGGAAGCCGCCGTGATAGTGCGCTGCGCAACTTGCCTTCATTTGTGACCGTGGCGGAAAAATACCGCAATGTGTGGGCGGACCGCAATTTGGGACCTCTGCCGGATGTGGTGGTGGTGGCTTCGCGTGAGCATTTGGAAGTCCCGCTTCTGGTTGCCCTGGAATCGCTCTATGATGGCCGCTTGCCTAGCTGGCTGAAGGTTGTTGTGGCGCCCAAGCGCATCAGTGACCGGTTGAACTTTTATTCATGCTATTCGGCGGCAATTACATCGTTTGGTACGAGTACTCTTGAAATGGCTTGCGTCGGGATTCCGTTTGCAGCATGCATTGTGCCGGACTTTCTCACATACGCGATGGGCAAGTTCATGGTCAAGTCGGAGTTCTTGTCGCTCCCGAATGCGATTTTTGGCTGCGGCGTGACTCCGGAATTTATCATTCGCCATAAGCTGAACGACCGCATGGCAGAGGCGATTATCGATGCTCTGTTCCAGCAGGACATTGGGACTGCTGATGAAATCGCCTTGCGTCTCCGCAAGGCTCTGGATGTCGGTAAGACTTCTAGTGAACTAATGTCTGAATTTCTTGCTCAGTTCCTCAAGCGTTAAGCGCATGAGCGTCGGGCTTCCGAACGGGGACTTGAGCGGATCCTGCGTAATCATCAACTGACTGACAAGTGCCGTGATTTCTTCGGGCTTGAGCTTGTCGCCTGCCTGGTATGCGTTTGTCTTTGCCCAGGATTTCGCAATGGCTTCCTGGAACTTGACCATGTCATTCTTGGTATCGTCTTCATCGACGTCGTTCAAGAAATCGTGAACCGCTTTGGCGGCACGCGAAAGCGGGAGCGCGCTTGGAATCGAGCGGATCTGGTAGGTGTCGCCACCAAACGGCTCGACAAAGAATCCGAGCTTGCGCAGCTGCTCATCGACGTTTCGGAAGATTTCCTTCTCTTGCTTGGAAAGGTCGATGAGTTCCGGGAACAGGAGTTCCTGACTATCTTGCATGATGTTGTTCTGGAGCGATTCCATGGCCTGTTCAAAGAGCACTCGCGTGTGGGCGGCATGCTGGTCGATGATCAAGAGTCCGTTGGAATCTTCGCCGGCGATGTAGGTGTTTGCAATTTGGAAGAACGAGGGCGGCGCCCACGGCGTCTCGGGAGGCGGTGCGGGCTTGCTGTGATCGGGTTCCAGCGAAATGATCTTGCCGTATTCGGGGAGCGAAAAGAGGTCCTGAACGTCATCGCTTACGTCGTATTTGGACTTCTTGTCCGAAAGCGTAGTTGCCGGTTTTACCGGTTGAGCGTAAGGCTTGCTTGCTGATGTCGCGTATGGCTTTGCCTGCTGGAACGGATTTTCCCATGGCAAGTCGTTTTGCGGCTGTGCGGGCGTTGCAAACGAAGGCTGCGTGGGCGTCTCGATAGTCCCCGGCATCTCGGGCATTGTGGATTGTGCTGGCGCCGTCTGAGAAACAGATGCCGGGCTTCCCATAAATTCATCGCTCAAGTCGATGATGGGGGAGTGCGCTTCCAAATCCTTGGTAAACGTATCGCGGATGGCGTGTGTGACGACGAGGAACACCAAGTTCCCATTTGCGAATCGGACTTCGCGCTTGGCCGGGTGCACGTTGATGTCAAATTCCATGTCCGGCATGTCCAGGAACAGTACCGTTACGGGCTTGCATTGTGCTCCATATGGTTCGTATGCTTGCGATACTGCCTTGCTCACCATCTTGTTTTCGATGGGGCGGTTCCTCATGAAAAGGAACTGGTGATTGCGCTTGCCGTTCGTTTCGGTCGTGGGCGAGATGTAGCCAGTCACGTGGACGCCAGCTTCTGTGTAATCGACGGGGAGCAAGCCTTTGGCAACCTTGGAACCGATCGCTTCGGCAATGCGGCTGCGGAGTTCTCCAGGAACGCCTGTGAAGACCGTTCTATCGCCAACTTTATAGTCAAAGCGGATTTCCGGGTGCGAAATGGCTGTCTTTAGTACAATGTCTAAAATGCGGGAACATTCGGACGTTTCACTGCCGAGGAACGTCCGGCGTACGGGCGTGTTGTAGAACAGGTCTTCGACGAGAAATGACGTGCCACGGCTTGCCTGGATATCTTCTTTTTCGATGACTTCTCCACCTTTTACGACGATGCGACCGCTTTCGCCTTCTTGCGTGGCGCTAGTGATGGTCAGCTTGGAAACGGCTGCGATGGAGGCTACAGCTTCACCTCGGAAACCGTTTGTATGGAGGTGGAATAAGTCGTCTGCGTTTGTTAGTTTGGATGTAGTATGGCGAAGGTAGCACAGGTCCAAATCGGCGGCACCCATACCCTTACCGTTGTCTGTGACCAGGATTTTTTTCTTTCCACCTTGTTCGATCTGGATCTGAATTCGGGTTGCTCCGGCGTCGATTGCGTTCTCTATAAGTTCCTTGACAGCCGATGCTGGGCGTTCAATGACCTCGCCAGCAGCAATTTTATTGATAATTTCATCGGATAAAAGGTGAATTTCCGCCATTTTCGCTTTTATATGTAGCTATTACGTATGTTTTTTGTTATTTGATTGCTATATTATAAATATAGCTAATGAATTTTTATGAACAAGTGAGGTGAGTGAAATGGTTTCAAATCTATTCCTTCAGCTAGCACACATTGAATTACTGATGTCTTACCCGGTCAAGGACATTTTGACCTTGGTCAAACGGGATTCAAGGTTCAATGTAAAACTCCTAAATGATTTGTACTTTGAAGATTCATACGTAGATGAAAGCGCTTACCGTTTCATAATGGACAACATCGTTGCGTGGTTGTATGAACGCGGCGAAAACCCTGATGATTTCATTGAACGCATTGTGAAGCGTTGCGCTGCATTTGAAGCTGTTCCTGCTCGTAGCGTTCTTCGCTCCTACTTGCCGTTCGTCTCTTCGTTCTACTCTGCCGAAGATGCTCGCGAACTCTGCTTGGAAATTATCCCAAAACGCTATCCGTTCCTTACGAAGGCAAGCATCCTTCGTAACGAAGTTATTGAAGGTAATCGCAGGGTGGACTTCACGTTCCAGTTCGAGACTCCGGGTGTGCTTGCGGCAAACCCGATGCGCTGGATCCGCAGCATGATCAACATCGGACCTCTCCTCTTGAACACGCCTGCATACGAACACATTAGCTATCTCGCATCTCAGACGTCGTTTATCGAAGCTCTTGAAAATAGAGTTCCCGCCGAAATGAAGGAAGACGGTGGTGTTTATGTTAAGGGCGAACTCGTGGGCCGCCACGTGACATTCGATGATTGCATCAAGGAACACAACCTCGAATGGAAGAACGACGTGGAACGTAGCATCGGTTGTGTGCGTTCTCTGGTGGACATCCGCGACCCGAAGACCGGTGCTCTCCTCATCGAAAAGGATTGCTACTACGGTGCTCCGGCTTACATTCTTGAGTTTAATTTCAAGGCAAACGTAAATGCAACAGAACCGTTCCTCAAGCTCATGAGTTCTGTCGTGAAGCAGGAATTTGCGGCTTGGGCGCCGATCCAGAAGGCTCACGAACAGCTCCTTGA
This genomic interval from Fibrobacter sp. UWB4 contains the following:
- the mutL gene encoding DNA mismatch repair endonuclease MutL, with the protein product MAEIHLLSDEIINKIAAGEVIERPASAVKELIENAIDAGATRIQIQIEQGGKKKILVTDNGKGMGAADLDLCYLRHTTSKLTNADDLFHLHTNGFRGEAVASIAAVSKLTITSATQEGESGRIVVKGGEVIEKEDIQASRGTSFLVEDLFYNTPVRRTFLGSETSECSRILDIVLKTAISHPEIRFDYKVGDRTVFTGVPGELRSRIAEAIGSKVAKGLLPVDYTEAGVHVTGYISPTTETNGKRNHQFLFMRNRPIENKMVSKAVSQAYEPYGAQCKPVTVLFLDMPDMEFDINVHPAKREVRFANGNLVFLVVTHAIRDTFTKDLEAHSPIIDLSDEFMGSPASVSQTAPAQSTMPEMPGTIETPTQPSFATPAQPQNDLPWENPFQQAKPYATSASKPYAQPVKPATTLSDKKSKYDVSDDVQDLFSLPEYGKIISLEPDHSKPAPPPETPWAPPSFFQIANTYIAGEDSNGLLIIDQHAAHTRVLFEQAMESLQNNIMQDSQELLFPELIDLSKQEKEIFRNVDEQLRKLGFFVEPFGGDTYQIRSIPSALPLSRAAKAVHDFLNDVDEDDTKNDMVKFQEAIAKSWAKTNAYQAGDKLKPEEITALVSQLMITQDPLKSPFGSPTLMRLTLEELSKKFRH